The Hymenobacter oligotrophus genome segment AGGAGCTGCTGTGGGCCCTCGAGCCCTTGTTGCCGCAAGCGCGCAGCGCTTTGCGGAGCCGGGCCCAAAAGGAGCTGCCCAAACTGCGTCGGCTCCGCTTGGCCCACCGCACCGTATGATTTCCGTGCAAGCCAACCTCATAACCATCCGCAACCCATGAAATACCTCTTCGCTTTTCTGGCAGCCTGGCTGCTAAGCGCGGCTGCCCTGCGGGCCCAACAATCGGCCCCGTGCTGCGTTAAGCCCGCGCCCGATGCCATGCTGGCTTTTGCGCAACTAGCCGCCGACCCGGCCTTCGTGAGCGGGCACGACGCGCCCCTGCCCTTCGACTACACCCCGCAGGCCGCGGGCCAAACCATCAGCTTCGCCACCCCCGACAGCAGCACCGCTTACGGCTACGAGGTAAAACCCGCGCAACCCAACGGCAAATTTTTGTTTGTGATACACGAGTGGTGGGGCCTGAACGACTACATCAAGCGCGAAACCGACCGTTTGGCCGCGGCTATGCCCGGCGTTACGGTGCTGGCCATCGACCTGTACGACGGGAAGTTAGCTACCACCGCCCCCGAAGCCAGCCGCCTTGTGCAAACCGTTGACAAAACCCGGGCGCAGAACATCGTTCGGGGGGCGCTACAACACGCCGGGCCCAAAGCGCCAGTGGCCACTCTGGGTTGGTGCTTCGGCGGTGGGTGGTCGTTGCAGGCGGCTATGCTGGCCGGCAAGCAGGCCGCGGGCTGTGTGATTTACTACGGCATGCCCGAGAAGGACGTGGCCAAGCTGAGAACCTTGAACACTGACGTGCTGGGCATCTTCGCCACGCAAGATCAAAGCATCAGCCCCGCCGTGGTAAAGCAGTTTCAGGCCGATATGAAGCAAGCCGGCAAACAGCTAACCGTGCACAATTTTGAGGCCGCCCACGCCTTTGCCAACCCCAGCAACCCCAAGTACGACGCCGCCGCGGCCACCAAGGCCAATACCCTGGCCCTCGGCTACCTCAAAAAGCAACTCAAGCTCAAAGGCTAGGCTAGGTGCTTTTGCAAGTGAGCCGCCGAGCCACCGCTTCCCTAGGTTGCGGTGGCTTTTTCTTGCGCAAGGGGTTGTTCTTCCGCTATATTCCCTCATCAACCACTCCACCAACACCGCTATGCCCACTGCCACCCTCTCGTTGTTGCTGCACGAGTACGGCGAAAGCCACCAGAACCCCACCAACAAACTGGTGCACTGGGTTTGCGTGCCGCTGATTATGTTTTCGCTGCTGGGTTTGCTGTGGTCGGTGCCGGTGCCGGAGGCGGTGCAGCGCATCAGCCCGTGGCTCAATTGGGCCACGTTGGTAATGGCACTGGCCGTGGTTTACTACGTGCGCCTTTCGGTTCCGCTGGCCCTAGGTATGGTGCTGGTAAGCACGGCCATGGCGCTGGCGCTGCGCGCCGTGGAGGCCCAAGCCCCGCTCCCGCTGTGGGCCGTGTGCCTGATCGTGTTTGTGCTGGCCTGGGTTGGTCAGTTTTGGGGCCACAAGGTGGAGGGCAAAAAGCCGAGCTTCCTGAAGGATGTGCAATTTCTGCTGATCGGGCCGTTGTGGCTGCTGCACTTTGTGTACCGCCGGTTGGGCTGGGCCTACTGATGAGCTAACCCGCTGATTTTATTGCTGATTGCTTGGCTTGAGCGCGCCCCGCCCCTGGTTCTGCTCCGAATCAGCAGCGGGGCGCTTTTGGGTCTGCAATGCCCGACAGGGCAGTAATGGTGCGTTCTGGCTTGCCCTGATAAATTCAATTAAATATTAATT includes the following:
- a CDS encoding Mpo1 family 2-hydroxy fatty acid dioxygenase; amino-acid sequence: MPTATLSLLLHEYGESHQNPTNKLVHWVCVPLIMFSLLGLLWSVPVPEAVQRISPWLNWATLVMALAVVYYVRLSVPLALGMVLVSTAMALALRAVEAQAPLPLWAVCLIVFVLAWVGQFWGHKVEGKKPSFLKDVQFLLIGPLWLLHFVYRRLGWAY
- a CDS encoding dienelactone hydrolase family protein, producing MKYLFAFLAAWLLSAAALRAQQSAPCCVKPAPDAMLAFAQLAADPAFVSGHDAPLPFDYTPQAAGQTISFATPDSSTAYGYEVKPAQPNGKFLFVIHEWWGLNDYIKRETDRLAAAMPGVTVLAIDLYDGKLATTAPEASRLVQTVDKTRAQNIVRGALQHAGPKAPVATLGWCFGGGWSLQAAMLAGKQAAGCVIYYGMPEKDVAKLRTLNTDVLGIFATQDQSISPAVVKQFQADMKQAGKQLTVHNFEAAHAFANPSNPKYDAAAATKANTLALGYLKKQLKLKG